The following proteins are encoded in a genomic region of Acetobacter oryzoeni:
- a CDS encoding YihY/virulence factor BrkB family protein, translating to MQVICQPDTRPSVHPDSPPHTIHENVQPNFSRPSELGRKDWKIILQRTVKSLISGPTTLVAAGCAFYTTLSLFPAISSLISIYGLAFDVQTVAPQMEVLRSLLPPNAFNLLYDRVQTLVAEPPSSLTFNLIISVSVALWSASAATRSIISALNIAYNTRENRNFFVFQITAFALTLSGILGAVLTLALMVAMPLLLNLPAWLHIPTPPGSIEFMARWSGPVVMFTFETLALSALYRFGPNRHIATQWRWVLPGALCSTLTWIAASLGFSYYVAHIASYSATYGPLGAFIAIMMWFFVTAWVVLMGAELNAEMESYARGITRQPLEV from the coding sequence ATGCAGGTTATCTGTCAGCCCGATACGCGCCCATCTGTGCACCCGGATTCCCCACCCCACACGATTCATGAAAATGTGCAGCCCAATTTTTCTCGCCCTTCTGAACTGGGGCGGAAAGATTGGAAGATCATTTTACAGCGCACCGTCAAAAGCCTTATTTCCGGCCCTACTACGCTGGTTGCCGCGGGCTGCGCATTTTATACCACGCTCTCTCTGTTCCCCGCCATCAGCTCCCTGATCTCCATTTACGGGCTGGCTTTTGATGTGCAGACCGTGGCGCCACAGATGGAAGTCTTGCGCAGCCTGCTGCCACCCAATGCCTTCAATCTGCTGTATGATCGCGTGCAGACACTTGTAGCTGAGCCGCCATCCTCGCTCACATTCAACCTGATTATTTCGGTTAGTGTGGCATTGTGGTCTGCCTCTGCCGCAACGCGCTCTATTATTTCGGCCCTGAATATTGCGTATAATACACGGGAAAATCGTAATTTCTTTGTGTTCCAGATTACCGCCTTTGCCCTTACGCTTTCGGGCATTTTGGGGGCTGTGCTCACGTTGGCACTTATGGTGGCTATGCCCTTGCTGCTTAACCTGCCCGCATGGCTGCATATTCCCACCCCGCCCGGTTCCATTGAATTTATGGCCCGGTGGAGCGGCCCGGTGGTGATGTTTACTTTCGAAACCCTAGCCCTTTCTGCGCTATACAGATTTGGCCCCAATCGGCACATCGCCACCCAATGGCGTTGGGTTCTGCCCGGTGCCTTATGTTCCACATTAACGTGGATTGCGGCATCACTCGGCTTTTCCTACTACGTGGCACACATTGCCAGTTACAGCGCCACCTATGGGCCATTAGGCGCGTTTATCGCCATCATGATGTGGTTTTTTGTAACCGCATGGGTTGTGCTGATGGGCGCCGAACTGAATGCTGAAATGGAAAGCTATGCCCGCGGCATTACACGGCAGCCTTTAGAAGTCTGA
- a CDS encoding septal ring lytic transglycosylase RlpA family protein: MSSLLSASAVQAAEAGQGGTAWADSVRRALAGRSAQTVATADSDTNQARRIFQKGVASWYGGRFHNRRTSSGERFDKGSLTAAHPTAPLGSKLRVVSEDTGRSVVVTINDRGPYSRGRIIDVSKAAAAELGMLNSGIAHVRVEPAPVEVASAPDDGGLADNTLSLQNTAPHTGRTLHRARHRR, encoded by the coding sequence ATGTCTTCTCTTTTGTCGGCTTCAGCTGTTCAGGCAGCAGAGGCTGGGCAAGGCGGCACAGCGTGGGCAGATTCTGTCCGCCGTGCTTTGGCTGGGCGTAGCGCACAGACAGTCGCCACTGCGGATTCTGATACCAATCAGGCCCGTCGCATTTTCCAGAAAGGTGTTGCTAGTTGGTATGGGGGGCGCTTCCATAACCGGCGCACATCTTCGGGTGAACGGTTTGACAAGGGTAGCCTGACAGCCGCGCATCCTACGGCTCCGCTAGGGAGTAAACTCCGCGTTGTTTCAGAAGATACAGGCCGCTCTGTGGTGGTCACAATCAATGACCGTGGGCCTTATAGCCGTGGGCGCATTATTGATGTGTCCAAAGCCGCAGCCGCAGAACTGGGGATGTTGAACAGCGGCATTGCCCATGTGCGGGTAGAGCCTGCTCCGGTTGAAGTGGCTTCTGCACCAGATGATGGTGGTTTGGCGGATAATACCCTTTCCTTGCAGAATACGGCGCCGCACACGGGCCGCACCCTTCATAGGGCGCGTCATCGTCGTTAA
- the aroQ gene encoding type II 3-dehydroquinate dehydratase has product MERPLIAVLNGPNLNMLGQRQPEIYGRATLDDVEQLCLQTAEKLGLAIDFRQTNIEGELISWVQDCRKRAQGIIINPAGYTHTSIALLDALLTTDLPVIEVHISNIHRREPFRHHSYVSRAATGVICGLGVAGYSLALQAMTDLILNEDD; this is encoded by the coding sequence ATGGAAAGACCTCTTATTGCTGTGCTCAACGGCCCCAACCTAAATATGCTTGGCCAGCGCCAACCCGAAATATACGGGCGGGCAACGCTGGACGACGTGGAACAACTTTGCCTGCAAACAGCTGAGAAGCTGGGCCTGGCCATAGATTTCCGCCAGACCAACATTGAAGGTGAGCTGATTTCCTGGGTGCAGGACTGCCGCAAGCGGGCACAGGGCATCATCATCAATCCGGCGGGCTATACGCATACGTCTATCGCTTTGCTGGATGCCCTGCTGACAACAGACTTGCCTGTGATTGAGGTTCATATCTCCAACATTCACCGCCGCGAGCCATTCCGCCATCATTCCTATGTCTCTCGCGCCGCTACAGGCGTTATCTGTGGGCTAGGCGTGGCGGGGTATTCTCTGGCATTGCAGGCAATGACCGATCTTATTCTGAATGAGGATGACTGA
- the accB gene encoding acetyl-CoA carboxylase biotin carboxyl carrier protein, with product MSGLLVDAEAIRALAEILAETGLTEIEVSEKDSRIRVARMPAPVQAVAAAPQAVAAPAPAPAAAPAEAAAPAAPADLSRHPGAVNSPMVGVAYLTPDPSSPPFASEGQIVTAGQTLMLIEAMKTFNQIKAPKGGTLKALLVASGDPVEYGQPLAIIE from the coding sequence ATGAGCGGATTGCTCGTGGATGCGGAGGCCATTCGGGCTCTGGCTGAAATTCTGGCCGAAACAGGCCTGACTGAAATTGAAGTATCGGAAAAGGACAGCCGCATTCGCGTTGCCCGCATGCCAGCCCCTGTGCAGGCTGTGGCCGCAGCGCCGCAGGCTGTTGCTGCTCCGGCACCGGCTCCCGCCGCCGCTCCGGCTGAAGCCGCAGCACCTGCCGCTCCGGCAGATCTTTCCCGCCACCCCGGTGCTGTCAACAGCCCAATGGTGGGTGTGGCTTACCTGACGCCAGATCCGTCCTCCCCTCCTTTTGCAAGCGAAGGCCAGATTGTAACCGCCGGCCAGACCCTGATGCTGATTGAAGCCATGAAAACCTTCAACCAGATCAAGGCCCCCAAAGGTGGTACGCTCAAGGCCCTGCTGGTGGCTTCGGGCGACCCGGTGGAATACGGCCAGCCGCTTGCTATTATTGAGTAA
- the accC gene encoding acetyl-CoA carboxylase biotin carboxylase subunit, whose amino-acid sequence MFSKILIANRGEIALRILRACRELGIKTVAVHSTADEDAMHVRLADEAVCIGPPASRDSYLNVAAILSAATITGAEAIHPGYGFLSENADFAETVEAHGLTFIGPTAEHIRMMGDKITAKTTMQMLGVPLVPGSDGELTSLEQAREVADKVGYPVLIKAAAGGGGRGMKVAQTAGDLEDAWKMARAEARAAFGNDAVYLEKYMDRPRHIELQILGDNYGNVVHFGERDCSLQRRHQKLLEEAGSPALTAEQRDAIGHTATQALSKMGYRNAGTLEFLYQDGQFCFIEMNTRLQVEHPVTEMVCDVDLVREQIRLAAGEQLGYTQKDISFSGHAIECRINAEDPDSFTPCPGTVAVYHPPGGLGVRVDSALYTGYRVPPFYDSMIAKLIVHAPTREQAIARMQRALDEFVVEGIKTVIPLHRRILEDPEFQKGDYTIHWLEQFTAKPH is encoded by the coding sequence ATGTTTTCCAAGATCCTTATCGCCAACCGAGGCGAAATTGCCCTTCGTATCCTGCGCGCCTGCCGGGAGCTAGGGATCAAGACCGTAGCGGTACATTCCACTGCGGATGAAGACGCCATGCACGTTCGGCTGGCAGATGAAGCTGTTTGCATCGGGCCGCCAGCCTCGCGCGATTCCTACCTGAATGTGGCTGCAATTCTTTCTGCAGCCACCATTACAGGAGCGGAAGCCATTCACCCCGGCTATGGTTTTCTTTCAGAAAATGCTGATTTTGCCGAAACGGTAGAAGCACATGGTCTGACCTTTATCGGCCCAACGGCGGAACATATCCGCATGATGGGGGATAAGATTACCGCCAAAACCACCATGCAGATGCTGGGCGTGCCCTTGGTGCCCGGTTCTGATGGTGAACTGACAAGCCTGGAACAAGCCCGCGAAGTTGCTGACAAAGTCGGCTATCCGGTGCTGATCAAGGCTGCCGCTGGCGGTGGTGGCCGTGGCATGAAGGTGGCTCAAACGGCTGGCGATCTGGAAGACGCCTGGAAAATGGCCCGCGCCGAGGCACGCGCTGCTTTTGGCAACGATGCCGTTTATCTGGAAAAATACATGGATCGGCCGCGCCATATTGAACTCCAGATTCTGGGAGACAATTACGGCAACGTGGTTCATTTTGGCGAGCGCGACTGCTCTCTCCAGCGCCGTCACCAGAAACTTCTGGAAGAAGCCGGCTCTCCGGCCCTGACAGCAGAACAGCGTGATGCCATTGGCCATACAGCCACGCAGGCTCTCTCTAAAATGGGCTATCGCAACGCAGGCACGCTGGAGTTCCTGTATCAGGATGGGCAATTCTGCTTCATCGAAATGAACACACGCCTTCAGGTGGAACATCCAGTGACCGAAATGGTCTGCGATGTGGACTTGGTGCGTGAGCAGATTCGCTTGGCCGCTGGTGAGCAGCTTGGTTATACGCAGAAAGATATTTCATTTTCTGGCCACGCCATTGAATGCCGTATCAATGCGGAAGATCCAGACAGCTTTACCCCCTGCCCCGGCACGGTTGCTGTTTACCACCCACCCGGTGGCTTGGGTGTGCGTGTAGATAGCGCCCTTTACACCGGCTACCGTGTGCCGCCTTTTTACGACAGCATGATTGCCAAGTTGATCGTGCATGCCCCCACGCGTGAGCAGGCCATTGCCCGCATGCAGCGCGCTTTAGATGAGTTTGTGGTGGAAGGTATTAAAACCGTTATTCCGCTGCATCGCCGTATTCTGGAAGATCCTGAGTTCCAGAAGGGTGATTACACCATTCATTGGCTGGAACAGTTTACAGCCAAGCCACACTAA
- a CDS encoding sugar porter family MFS transporter encodes MKSEKKRAQEAIQNLEISPYAKHVLWIAAFVSAICGGLYGYDTGIISGALLLITKDFHLTSGQEEIVTSAILVGAVIGAMGIANLSERFGRRVSVMVVTAVFVIGALACSYAPNLTSLIIARVFLGCAVGGATQVVPTYISELAPASKRGNLVTLFNVAIGIGIFLANLVGFTMREKWGWRPMISVAAIPAAFVFISMFFLPKSPRWTAENEGLESAVEQLGRVRSSRKVIQREINEIHANVVNLDEDERGWKGLMLPWVRPALIAALGIAFFTQAGGLEMMIYYTPTFLSDAGFGNSSALLTSLGIALVYLIMTLLGCLFVDKIGRRRLVLIMGPGSVVSLIGLGIVFAMHPAQGSVGSWLIVAFLLLFMLFNSGGIQVVGWLLGAELFPLPMRAAATSIHAAMLWGADLLVTSTALTLVQTVSLGGTMWIYAGVNLASVLFVYFCVPETAGATLEDIETALRRGEFRPRVGQDPRIRSYDEEEEEAVGVMPNA; translated from the coding sequence ATGAAATCTGAAAAGAAACGAGCTCAAGAAGCTATACAAAATCTCGAAATTTCTCCGTATGCCAAGCACGTGTTGTGGATTGCAGCATTTGTTTCTGCCATTTGCGGCGGTCTTTACGGCTACGATACCGGTATTATTTCTGGCGCCCTTCTTCTTATTACAAAAGATTTCCATCTGACTTCTGGTCAGGAGGAAATTGTTACATCAGCTATTCTGGTGGGTGCTGTTATTGGTGCCATGGGCATTGCCAACCTGTCAGAACGTTTTGGCCGCCGTGTTTCGGTTATGGTCGTTACCGCAGTTTTTGTTATTGGCGCATTAGCGTGTTCCTACGCACCTAATCTTACCAGCCTGATTATTGCCCGCGTGTTTTTGGGCTGTGCGGTAGGTGGTGCCACGCAGGTGGTTCCAACATATATTTCGGAATTGGCTCCAGCCAGTAAGCGCGGCAATCTGGTAACGCTGTTTAACGTGGCTATTGGGATCGGCATTTTTCTGGCCAACCTTGTTGGCTTTACCATGCGTGAAAAATGGGGTTGGCGCCCCATGATTTCTGTGGCCGCCATTCCTGCTGCCTTTGTTTTCATCAGCATGTTTTTCCTGCCCAAAAGCCCACGTTGGACTGCTGAAAATGAAGGGCTGGAATCTGCGGTGGAGCAACTGGGCCGCGTGCGTTCTTCCCGCAAGGTCATTCAGCGTGAGATCAATGAGATCCATGCCAATGTTGTAAATCTGGATGAAGATGAACGCGGTTGGAAAGGCTTGATGCTACCGTGGGTGCGCCCTGCACTGATAGCAGCATTAGGGATTGCTTTCTTCACCCAGGCAGGTGGGTTAGAGATGATGATCTACTATACCCCTACCTTTCTGTCTGATGCTGGGTTTGGAAATTCATCCGCGCTGCTGACCAGTTTAGGGATCGCGCTTGTCTATCTGATCATGACTCTGCTTGGCTGCCTGTTTGTAGATAAAATTGGTCGTCGGCGCTTGGTGCTGATTATGGGGCCGGGTTCTGTTGTCAGCCTTATTGGCTTGGGCATTGTGTTTGCCATGCACCCCGCTCAGGGCAGTGTAGGAAGTTGGCTGATTGTGGCCTTCCTGCTGCTGTTCATGCTGTTTAACTCTGGCGGTATTCAGGTTGTGGGTTGGCTGTTGGGCGCTGAACTGTTCCCGCTGCCTATGCGTGCTGCGGCAACCAGCATACATGCGGCCATGCTGTGGGGGGCAGACCTTCTGGTAACATCCACAGCCCTTACGCTGGTGCAAACAGTCTCTCTGGGTGGCACCATGTGGATTTATGCAGGGGTTAACCTTGCTTCGGTGTTGTTTGTTTACTTCTGTGTGCCGGAAACGGCTGGCGCAACATTGGAAGATATTGAAACTGCTCTGCGCCGCGGAGAGTTCCGCCCGCGTGTTGGGCAGGATCCTCGCATTCGTTCTTATGATGAGGAAGAAGAGGAAGCAGTTGGTGTGATGCCCAACGCCTAA
- the thiC gene encoding phosphomethylpyrimidine synthase ThiC, which produces MSSVDSKQNAASPTVGGNPKPANTAAPAPGHVTTGAIRGSCKVYSSPADRPDMRVPFREIMLEPSANEPPVRVYDTSGPYTDSTVEIDVNKGLPKIRASWLAARGFEHIKPRDIKPEDNGNAEGNYLVAPCPAPHTVLKGREGQLITQYEFAKAGIITDEMIYVAHRENLGRQKAADDAAQCLEDGESFGASIPEFITPEFVRQEIARGRAIIPANINHPELEPVIIGRNFLVKINANIGNSAITSSAAEEVEKLVWSIRWGADTVMDLSTGRNIHNIRDWILRNAPTPIGTVPLYQALEKVGGDVSKLSWEVFRDTLIEQAEQGVDYFTIHAGVRLQHVPLTANRVTGIVSRGGSIMASWCLNGHRESFLYEHFEDICDIMRAYDVSFSLGDGLRPGSIADANDAAQFAELETLGELTEIAWAKGCQVMIEGPGHVPMHKIKANMDKQLKECKEAPFYTLGPLTTDIAPGYDHITSAIGAAMIGWFGTSMLCYVTPKEHLGLPDRNDVKTGVITYRIAAHAADLAKGHPSAKYRDDALSRARFSFRWEDQFNLSLDPDTACAYHDETMPREAHKSAHFCSMCGPKFCSMRISQDLKEDAIRIAGMEQKTEEFRQAGGKVYVPAE; this is translated from the coding sequence ATGTCTTCAGTTGATTCCAAACAAAATGCGGCCTCTCCTACTGTAGGGGGCAACCCTAAACCCGCCAATACGGCTGCACCCGCTCCGGGGCATGTTACAACCGGTGCCATCCGTGGCTCATGCAAAGTCTATTCCAGCCCTGCCGATCGGCCGGACATGCGCGTGCCTTTCCGCGAAATCATGCTGGAACCTTCCGCAAATGAACCACCTGTGCGTGTGTATGATACGTCCGGCCCCTACACAGACAGCACTGTAGAAATTGACGTTAACAAAGGGCTGCCAAAAATTCGGGCATCGTGGTTGGCTGCACGTGGCTTTGAGCACATCAAACCACGCGACATTAAGCCAGAAGACAATGGCAATGCAGAAGGTAACTACCTTGTCGCACCCTGCCCTGCCCCACATACCGTGCTCAAAGGGCGAGAAGGCCAGCTTATTACGCAGTATGAGTTCGCCAAGGCTGGCATTATTACTGACGAAATGATTTACGTGGCCCACCGCGAAAATCTGGGCCGCCAGAAGGCAGCGGATGATGCTGCCCAATGTCTGGAAGATGGTGAATCCTTTGGTGCCAGCATTCCAGAATTCATCACACCTGAATTTGTTCGTCAGGAAATTGCCCGCGGACGCGCCATTATTCCGGCAAACATCAACCACCCAGAGCTGGAACCCGTTATTATCGGGCGTAATTTTCTTGTAAAAATTAACGCCAATATCGGTAACTCCGCCATCACTTCATCTGCAGCAGAAGAAGTGGAAAAGCTTGTATGGTCCATCCGCTGGGGTGCGGATACCGTAATGGATCTTTCCACTGGCCGGAACATTCACAATATCCGTGACTGGATTTTACGAAACGCCCCCACACCTATCGGCACAGTGCCCCTGTATCAGGCTTTGGAAAAAGTGGGCGGAGATGTCAGCAAACTGAGCTGGGAAGTGTTCCGTGATACTCTGATTGAACAGGCAGAACAGGGAGTGGACTACTTTACCATTCATGCCGGCGTACGGTTGCAGCATGTGCCACTCACAGCCAACCGCGTTACAGGTATTGTTTCACGCGGCGGTTCCATCATGGCAAGCTGGTGCCTAAATGGTCACCGTGAAAGCTTCCTATACGAACATTTTGAAGACATCTGCGACATCATGCGCGCCTATGATGTGTCCTTCTCTTTGGGGGATGGTCTGCGCCCCGGCAGCATTGCAGATGCGAATGACGCTGCACAGTTTGCCGAACTGGAAACCCTGGGTGAACTAACAGAGATTGCCTGGGCAAAAGGCTGCCAGGTCATGATTGAAGGGCCGGGCCATGTGCCCATGCACAAGATCAAGGCCAACATGGATAAGCAGCTAAAAGAATGTAAGGAGGCCCCCTTCTATACGCTTGGCCCGCTGACCACAGACATTGCACCAGGATACGACCACATTACATCCGCCATTGGCGCCGCCATGATCGGATGGTTTGGCACCTCCATGCTCTGCTACGTCACACCCAAGGAACATCTGGGCCTCCCAGACCGCAATGACGTGAAAACAGGCGTAATTACCTATCGCATTGCAGCACATGCCGCTGACCTTGCAAAAGGTCACCCATCTGCAAAATACCGGGATGATGCCCTAAGCCGCGCACGCTTCTCCTTTAGGTGGGAAGATCAGTTCAACCTCTCTTTGGACCCTGATACAGCCTGTGCGTATCATGATGAAACCATGCCGCGTGAGGCCCATAAAAGCGCACATTTCTGCTCAATGTGCGGCCCCAAATTCTGCTCAATGCGGATTAGTCAGGATTTGAAAGAAGACGCCATACGCATTGCTGGCATGGAACAGAAAACCGAAGAGTTCCGGCAAGCTGGTGGCAAAGTTTATGTGCCAGCAGAGTAA
- a CDS encoding cupredoxin domain-containing protein, which translates to MEYHTMKLLVAAIPLLAGAWICFPQQAHSQTVFQLTVKDHHFEPDHITVPAGERFMIELNNQDTTTDEFESYDMKFEKIVVPQGTIKVHAGPLHPGTYTFFDDYHPDEAKGTVTAEEKK; encoded by the coding sequence ATGGAGTATCATACAATGAAACTGCTTGTAGCAGCCATTCCTCTGTTAGCAGGTGCATGGATATGTTTCCCTCAGCAGGCCCATTCTCAAACAGTTTTTCAGCTTACTGTCAAAGATCATCATTTCGAGCCTGATCATATCACCGTTCCAGCTGGTGAGCGATTCATGATCGAACTCAATAATCAGGACACGACAACTGATGAGTTCGAAAGCTACGATATGAAATTTGAAAAAATTGTTGTTCCACAAGGAACAATCAAAGTTCATGCCGGGCCTCTACACCCTGGAACCTATACTTTTTTTGATGATTACCATCCAGACGAGGCCAAGGGTACCGTTACAGCAGAAGAAAAGAAGTAA
- a CDS encoding FTR1 family iron permease, producing MLGSLIIVFREVMEAGLIVGIVLAATRGIPGRGWWVSGGIGAGVVGAAIVAMFAGQLSQAFSGNGQDIFSASILCIAVLMLSWHVIWMASHGRELAQEMRSVGKEVSEGSRSLFALATVVAVAVLREGMEVVLFLYGIAVSAHTGFVPMFTGGLLGVVGGAALSWALYRGLIIIPLKHLFAVTNVLVSFLAAGMASQAAAILANDDLIPALGYDIWDTSWLLSDGSMLGRTAKVLIGYTDRPMGIQLLVWVLTLAGLIVVERFVRTRPQSSAS from the coding sequence ATGCTTGGAAGCCTGATTATTGTCTTTCGCGAGGTTATGGAAGCCGGGTTGATTGTTGGCATCGTGCTTGCAGCCACGCGGGGCATTCCGGGGCGCGGATGGTGGGTTTCCGGCGGCATTGGAGCAGGTGTTGTTGGCGCAGCCATTGTGGCCATGTTTGCGGGGCAACTCTCTCAGGCTTTTTCTGGCAACGGGCAGGATATTTTTTCTGCTTCTATCCTATGCATCGCTGTTCTTATGCTTTCTTGGCATGTTATCTGGATGGCAAGCCACGGTCGTGAGCTTGCTCAGGAAATGCGTAGTGTTGGTAAGGAAGTATCAGAAGGAAGCCGCTCCCTTTTCGCTTTAGCTACAGTTGTTGCCGTAGCTGTCTTGCGTGAAGGTATGGAAGTTGTGTTGTTCCTGTATGGTATTGCCGTATCCGCACATACTGGTTTTGTGCCCATGTTTACAGGCGGCCTGCTTGGTGTTGTGGGCGGAGCTGCACTTTCATGGGCGCTTTATAGAGGCTTGATTATCATTCCTCTAAAACATCTTTTTGCAGTCACGAATGTTCTGGTCTCCTTTCTGGCTGCTGGCATGGCCAGTCAGGCCGCTGCCATCTTGGCAAATGATGATCTGATCCCCGCTCTGGGATACGATATCTGGGATACATCCTGGCTGCTGTCTGATGGTAGTATGCTTGGGCGTACGGCCAAAGTTCTGATTGGATACACAGACAGACCAATGGGCATTCAACTGCTTGTATGGGTGCTGACACTTGCCGGACTGATTGTGGTTGAACGCTTTGTTCGCACACGTCCTCAATCCAGCGCTTCATAA
- a CDS encoding iron transporter, whose product MPYKNLRCRHMKSYLSILSAASVLTLAIALPAAAREYPVGGPVHAHDMEIAANYLLDVDMMPMTSDMAMGKDTIHLETDVHATADNQWGFPDGAWVPYLKVDYTLTKKGSDWKNQGTLHPMTAKDGPHYANNVKMDGPGSYTVVFSYSSPETNGFLHHTDKETGTPGFWQPFTESFTFSYPEK is encoded by the coding sequence GTGCCTTACAAAAACTTGAGGTGCAGACATATGAAATCCTATCTTTCAATTCTTTCCGCAGCATCGGTTCTTACCCTTGCCATTGCGCTTCCCGCTGCCGCGCGTGAATACCCGGTGGGTGGCCCCGTACATGCACATGACATGGAAATAGCCGCAAACTATCTGCTTGATGTAGACATGATGCCTATGACATCAGACATGGCCATGGGCAAGGATACCATCCATCTGGAAACAGATGTACATGCTACAGCAGATAACCAGTGGGGCTTTCCCGATGGTGCATGGGTTCCCTACCTGAAGGTTGATTACACCCTTACCAAAAAGGGATCTGACTGGAAAAACCAGGGCACGCTGCACCCGATGACAGCAAAAGATGGCCCGCATTACGCCAATAATGTTAAAATGGATGGCCCCGGCAGCTATACGGTGGTGTTCAGCTATAGCTCACCAGAAACCAATGGTTTCCTTCATCACACAGATAAAGAAACCGGCACACCCGGCTTTTGGCAGCCCTTTACGGAATCATTCACTTTCTCATACCCTGAGAAATAA
- a CDS encoding carbohydrate porin — protein sequence MQKHHRYNRTFLKFFCLCATILTTTPVLAHAEETQVEQDRRRLGNSGPLIEQIDPATVRDSQRAAEAAATEKKGDDTPDMSDHLLGNMWGARDWMAKHGISFDIQEVDELWGNATGGTASGADGASGSGTGPAYDGVTMPTLTVDLEKLIGLKGGTFNVSALQLRGRSISQDHLANFNPVSGFEADRSTRLFELWYQQSFLDGKLDVKIGQQDLDTEFLISDYGALYLNSNFGWPMAPSVNLYAGGPSWPLSSPAIRIRYRPSDKFTFMFAAADDNPPGNRNNSFGIQNGGNSADPTNQNTHDEDGANFNMGTGALLITELQYALNPQPDDMSHVTKDPGLPGIYKLGGYYDTAKFPDYRYNNQGKALGSAADTTGIPRWDRGNWMVYGIIDQMIWRPSLQSPQSVGIFARATGNGGDRNMISFAIDAGINLKAPFKGRDNDTVGLGWGIGRASSGQRRYDRNSGAPVQGNENHLELTYQAQVTPWWVMQPDFQYVWHPSGGVTDWTGNRLVGNEAIFGLHSNITF from the coding sequence ATGCAAAAACATCATAGATATAACAGAACATTTCTGAAATTTTTTTGTCTTTGCGCAACCATTCTCACCACCACCCCTGTTTTAGCACATGCAGAAGAGACGCAGGTTGAGCAGGACCGCCGCCGGTTGGGCAATTCTGGGCCACTGATTGAGCAAATTGATCCAGCAACAGTGCGAGATTCCCAACGCGCAGCAGAAGCGGCAGCTACCGAGAAAAAGGGCGATGACACACCAGACATGAGCGACCACCTATTGGGTAATATGTGGGGCGCTCGGGACTGGATGGCCAAACACGGTATCAGCTTTGATATTCAGGAAGTGGATGAACTGTGGGGCAACGCCACAGGTGGCACAGCATCAGGGGCCGATGGCGCCAGTGGTTCGGGCACCGGCCCAGCCTATGACGGTGTAACTATGCCAACCTTGACGGTAGATTTGGAAAAACTGATTGGCCTGAAAGGGGGCACATTTAATGTCAGCGCCCTACAGTTGCGCGGGCGCTCCATCTCTCAGGATCATCTGGCCAACTTCAACCCGGTCAGTGGATTTGAGGCCGATCGTTCCACGCGCCTGTTCGAGCTATGGTATCAGCAGTCTTTTCTGGACGGCAAACTGGATGTCAAAATCGGGCAGCAGGATTTGGATACCGAGTTCCTGATCAGTGATTACGGGGCCTTATATCTAAACTCCAACTTTGGCTGGCCCATGGCACCTTCGGTTAACCTGTACGCAGGTGGACCATCTTGGCCCCTGTCTTCGCCAGCTATCCGCATCCGCTACCGTCCTTCAGACAAGTTTACATTCATGTTTGCGGCAGCAGATGACAACCCACCGGGCAACCGCAACAACTCTTTTGGCATCCAGAACGGTGGTAACAGCGCAGACCCCACCAATCAGAACACTCATGATGAGGATGGTGCCAACTTCAACATGGGCACTGGCGCACTGCTGATTACCGAATTGCAGTATGCTCTCAACCCTCAGCCTGATGACATGTCACATGTCACCAAGGATCCCGGCCTGCCGGGCATCTACAAGCTGGGTGGATATTACGATACGGCAAAATTCCCTGATTATCGCTACAACAATCAGGGGAAAGCTTTAGGTAGTGCGGCTGACACCACAGGTATTCCGCGGTGGGACCGGGGCAACTGGATGGTCTATGGTATTATTGACCAGATGATCTGGCGTCCTTCACTCCAATCTCCACAATCTGTTGGCATTTTTGCACGCGCCACAGGTAATGGTGGGGACCGAAACATGATCAGCTTTGCCATTGATGCGGGCATCAACCTTAAAGCCCCGTTCAAGGGACGTGATAATGATACGGTGGGCCTAGGCTGGGGCATTGGCCGTGCTTCTTCTGGCCAGCGACGGTATGACCGCAACTCTGGCGCACCTGTACAAGGCAATGAAAACCATCTGGAACTTACCTATCAGGCACAGGTCACCCCTTGGTGGGTCATGCAGCCAGACTTCCAGTATGTCTGGCATCCCTCTGGCGGTGTAACGGATTGGACAGGCAACCGCCTTGTCGGGAATGAAGCCATTTTTGGGCTCCATTCCAACATCACTTTCTAA